In Thermosipho africanus Ob7, a genomic segment contains:
- a CDS encoding alpha-amylase family glycosyl hydrolase: protein MRKKMSHSRFTFLLILALFIFFSGCISEVKSESQLLNSKQKVLVKVNVNTPFIENATTNTWSVSKESFIDYLSKVIITVKDVNDQIVFTKETTNKTNIYFEIELLPGTYTFEVKGYEEDLVIFSGEKVNQIIDEKNNIVNVETFFVNGIVRTIIEVDDIIYKNYDITSATLIFKKDTAQEDYEEVPVTLTGTSTLINKELYPGMWTVKFEVDLKSKDASMLPEKVHLENEFSIEVLPAKTKSLTFNVVFDTEVNEPKLVVVFPQIELPFVDPVTNLSGEINELEGNLSMNWDYSDPNAEFYVYKELEEQGEYLYEFVGKTREKSYTIENFTKQEFDKFSGIAINVYANGKESGLVVLKKENIKLIDLESVDSISATYNVDTNELKLDWNYTNSSVTFEVLKKGINSNEYEIISQLTQNSFSTEFTGRQFWDLEKIAIRVVANGFESKINEISRDDITITSLNLPLTSSTMYTLFIRSYFDTDGDGVGDFSGVAEKVDYLKSLGVDTVWFLPFNKSKSYHGYDVEDYYDVEPDYGTLQDLDNMIKVLNENGIKVVMDLVVNHTSDTHPWFLDAVENTTNSPYWNYYIMSLDEPQNKNHWHYKVNSKGQTVWYFGLFDSSMPDLNYDNPKVMDEVKKIIDFWADMGVDGFRLDAAKHYYGFDWSDGIEQSASVAKEIEDYIKDKLGENAIVVSEVYDGDSNVLLKFAPMPVFNFSFMYNLRGNFEGRDNLISDSISWVDSSLYNLNVFHFPFIDSHDLDRFISELVDSKYQGDVISATKQYLLVNALLLSLTGMPTIYYGDEIGLRGWKWHSEPWDIPVREPMQWYKDQKGNGQTYWTKEFYEGITEGSANEDGAIYDDPDDGVSVEEQENGYSILNFFKEFINLRKDYPALAFGSTTIERDWKNLYVLKKSYNFQDVLVLINLDPTYSNTYEVPEGYKWVWYAFFDGDNYEFGAKDEMILQNTSWTINPRQIYIFVK from the coding sequence ATGAGGAAGAAGATGTCGCATTCAAGATTTACTTTTCTTTTGATCTTAGCACTTTTTATTTTCTTCTCCGGTTGTATTTCAGAAGTTAAAAGCGAAAGCCAGCTACTAAATTCAAAGCAAAAGGTCCTTGTAAAAGTAAATGTTAATACGCCATTTATTGAGAATGCTACTACTAATACGTGGAGTGTTTCAAAAGAATCTTTTATTGATTATCTTAGTAAAGTGATTATTACTGTTAAGGATGTAAATGATCAGATTGTATTTACTAAGGAAACAACGAACAAAACAAATATTTATTTTGAAATTGAACTTCTTCCTGGAACTTATACATTTGAGGTAAAAGGATATGAGGAAGATTTAGTTATATTTTCAGGGGAAAAAGTTAATCAGATCATAGATGAGAAAAATAATATTGTTAATGTCGAAACTTTTTTTGTTAATGGAATAGTTAGGACAATAATTGAAGTTGACGATATTATTTATAAAAATTATGATATTACATCGGCAACGTTGATCTTCAAAAAAGATACAGCACAAGAAGATTATGAAGAGGTACCTGTAACACTTACAGGTACTTCCACTTTAATTAATAAAGAATTATATCCTGGTATGTGGACTGTAAAATTTGAAGTTGATCTTAAATCAAAGGATGCAAGTATGTTACCAGAAAAAGTTCATCTTGAAAATGAATTTAGCATAGAAGTGCTTCCAGCAAAGACAAAAAGTTTAACATTTAATGTAGTCTTTGATACAGAGGTTAATGAACCGAAATTAGTAGTTGTATTTCCGCAAATTGAGTTGCCTTTTGTGGATCCTGTAACAAATTTAAGTGGAGAGATAAATGAATTAGAAGGGAATCTTTCAATGAATTGGGACTATTCAGATCCAAATGCAGAATTTTATGTGTATAAAGAATTAGAGGAACAAGGAGAATATTTGTATGAATTTGTTGGAAAAACACGCGAGAAAAGTTATACAATAGAAAATTTTACCAAGCAAGAATTCGATAAATTTAGTGGAATCGCTATTAATGTTTATGCCAACGGTAAAGAGAGTGGATTAGTTGTTCTAAAAAAAGAAAATATTAAACTTATAGATTTAGAAAGTGTTGACAGTATAAGTGCTACTTATAACGTTGATACGAATGAGCTTAAGTTGGATTGGAATTATACCAATTCAAGTGTTACTTTTGAAGTTTTGAAAAAAGGTATAAATAGCAATGAATACGAAATAATTTCTCAACTAACACAAAATTCTTTTTCAACAGAATTCACAGGCAGGCAATTTTGGGATCTTGAGAAAATTGCGATTAGAGTAGTTGCTAATGGATTTGAAAGTAAGATTAATGAGATTTCAAGAGATGATATAACTATAACATCATTGAATCTTCCTCTTACATCGTCTACTATGTATACACTATTCATCCGTTCATATTTTGATACTGATGGTGATGGTGTAGGAGACTTTAGTGGAGTTGCTGAAAAGGTAGATTATCTAAAATCTCTTGGAGTAGATACAGTCTGGTTTTTACCATTTAATAAAAGTAAATCTTATCATGGATATGATGTTGAAGATTACTATGATGTAGAACCAGATTATGGAACACTACAAGATCTTGATAATATGATAAAAGTTCTAAATGAAAATGGAATAAAGGTAGTAATGGATCTTGTTGTTAATCATACGTCGGATACACATCCATGGTTTCTTGATGCAGTTGAAAATACTACTAATTCTCCATATTGGAACTATTACATTATGAGCTTGGATGAGCCTCAAAATAAGAATCATTGGCATTATAAGGTTAATTCAAAAGGACAAACTGTGTGGTATTTTGGATTGTTTGATTCATCAATGCCGGACCTTAATTACGACAACCCTAAAGTAATGGATGAAGTGAAAAAAATAATAGATTTTTGGGCAGATATGGGAGTAGATGGATTTAGATTAGATGCAGCAAAACATTATTATGGATTTGACTGGAGCGATGGAATTGAACAGTCAGCAAGCGTTGCAAAAGAGATAGAAGACTATATAAAAGATAAACTAGGGGAAAATGCAATAGTTGTGAGTGAGGTTTACGATGGAGATTCAAATGTTCTTTTAAAATTTGCTCCAATGCCTGTGTTTAATTTTAGTTTTATGTACAATTTGAGAGGAAATTTTGAAGGGAGAGATAACTTAATTTCAGACTCTATTAGTTGGGTTGATTCCTCGTTGTATAATTTAAATGTTTTTCATTTTCCATTTATTGATAGTCATGATCTTGACAGATTTATTTCTGAGCTTGTAGATAGTAAATATCAGGGAGATGTAATATCTGCCACAAAACAATATTTGCTAGTTAATGCTTTACTACTCTCATTAACAGGCATGCCAACTATTTACTATGGTGATGAAATAGGACTTAGGGGATGGAAGTGGCATTCAGAACCATGGGATATACCTGTGCGTGAGCCAATGCAATGGTATAAGGATCAAAAAGGGAACGGTCAAACTTATTGGACAAAAGAGTTTTACGAAGGTATTACTGAAGGAAGTGCTAATGAAGATGGAGCAATATACGATGATCCAGATGATGGAGTATCTGTAGAAGAACAAGAAAATGGATATTCTATTTTAAACTTTTTTAAAGAATTTATCAACTTACGAAAAGATTATCCGGCACTTGCTTTTGGAAGTACTACGATTGAGAGAGATTGGAAAAACTTGTATGTTTTGAAAAAGTCGTATAACTTCCAGGATGTTCTTGTATTAATTAACCTTGATCCAACGTATTCAAATACATACGAAGTTCCAGAAGGGTATAAATGGGTGTGGTATGCATTTTTTGATGGTGACAACTATGAATTTGGAGCAAAAGATGAAATGATTTTACAGAATACAAGTTGGACGATAAATCCAAGGCAAATTTATATATTTGTAAAGTAA
- a CDS encoding inorganic phosphate transporter yields the protein MFAIFFGMLLGSNDSANIFGPSVENGVLKYKTVTKVAALCVLLGALIGGEKGIRTISNFSNMSLYFAAITVFSAAITMLILSKIGIPSSSSQAIVGAILAVGILNNNVNWKILVKLVIAWVTTPVGGIIFGFLLYRILSVPFNKIRSLWVREKVIIISTLLVGAYGSYALGANNVANITGVFANQIGIRTAALVGGLSIAAGALFSNKKVMYTVSKKIIELDYFSSAISILGQSITVWIYSVIGIPVSVSQAIVGAVIGTGLARGSKLTNKKIIFQIITTWIATPLFSGLFTIIVYYFSKIFF from the coding sequence GTGTTTGCTATATTTTTTGGCATGCTTCTTGGTTCTAATGATTCTGCCAATATATTTGGTCCCTCAGTTGAAAATGGGGTTTTAAAATACAAAACGGTTACTAAAGTAGCTGCATTATGCGTGCTTTTAGGAGCATTAATTGGTGGAGAAAAAGGTATTAGAACTATAAGTAATTTTTCAAATATGTCGCTTTATTTTGCTGCAATAACTGTATTTTCAGCAGCAATAACTATGTTAATTCTTTCGAAAATTGGTATTCCATCTTCATCTTCTCAGGCAATTGTTGGAGCGATATTAGCTGTAGGTATATTAAATAACAATGTTAATTGGAAAATTTTAGTTAAGTTGGTTATTGCTTGGGTTACCACACCTGTTGGAGGAATTATTTTTGGCTTTTTACTTTATAGAATACTTTCTGTACCGTTTAATAAGATAAGATCTCTTTGGGTTAGGGAGAAAGTAATAATAATTTCTACGTTGCTAGTTGGTGCATATGGTTCATATGCTTTAGGCGCAAACAATGTTGCAAATATTACTGGAGTGTTTGCAAATCAAATAGGGATAAGGACGGCAGCTCTTGTTGGAGGGTTAAGCATAGCTGCTGGTGCACTTTTTAGTAATAAGAAAGTAATGTATACAGTCAGTAAAAAAATTATAGAACTTGATTACTTTTCTTCTGCCATATCTATCCTTGGCCAGTCTATCACCGTTTGGATCTATTCTGTTATCGGAATACCGGTTTCTGTATCACAAGCGATAGTTGGAGCAGTAATTGGTACAGGCCTTGCAAGAGGTTCAAAACTTACAAACAAAAAGATTATTTTTCAAATTATTACAACATGGATAGCTACACCACTTTTTTCAGGATTATTCACAATTATTGTTTATTATTTTTCAAAAATCTTTTTTTGA
- a CDS encoding indolepyruvate oxidoreductase subunit beta: MVAVKEYNIVITGVGGQGILTAANLLGWAALNEGYKVRVGEVHGMSQRFGSVISYVRFGENVYGSMVPEGKADVILSFEPVEALRYINYLKGGGLVFTNSRPIQPVQVAMGLANYPSHEQIKDIVENRFNAKYISFDAESIAKDAGNIIATNVVLIGALTQTPDFPLSPESIKEVIKVSVPKKAVDLNMKAFDMGIKTAQELLK, encoded by the coding sequence ATGGTTGCCGTTAAAGAATATAATATTGTTATTACTGGAGTCGGTGGTCAAGGAATTTTAACTGCTGCAAACCTTTTAGGGTGGGCGGCACTTAACGAAGGATACAAGGTAAGGGTTGGAGAAGTGCACGGTATGAGCCAAAGATTTGGTAGTGTTATCTCATATGTCAGATTTGGTGAGAATGTATACGGTTCAATGGTACCTGAGGGAAAAGCAGATGTTATCCTTTCTTTTGAACCTGTAGAGGCACTTAGATACATAAATTATTTAAAAGGGGGAGGACTTGTATTTACAAATTCTAGGCCAATACAACCAGTACAAGTTGCTATGGGACTTGCAAATTATCCATCTCATGAACAGATAAAAGATATAGTAGAGAATAGATTTAATGCAAAATATATAAGTTTTGATGCAGAAAGTATAGCTAAAGATGCAGGTAATATAATAGCAACCAATGTTGTTTTAATAGGTGCTTTGACTCAAACTCCTGATTTTCCACTTTCTCCAGAATCTATTAAAGAAGTTATTAAGGTTAGTGTTCCAAAGAAGGCAGTTGATTTAAATATGAAAGCCTTTGATATGGGAATTAAAACCGCTCAAGAACTTTTAAAGTAA
- a CDS encoding inorganic phosphate transporter: MYILPAIFFGWSLGANDAANIFGTAVSNRIVKYRTATIISAIFIILGAMLDGAKGIETISSISSSQIGLASISVFASAITMTTMTYLGVPVSSSQAIVGSLIVTSLIEGNVKWGVLVKLFAAWIGTPIGGIIFSFLAYKIFAVPFNKIKSIYVKEKVIFYGTLIIGAYGSYSLGANNVANITGVFAKTIGVQNAALLGGVSIALGVLTYSYKVMYTVGTQIIELDYYSSAIAVLGESITVWIYALLGIPVSTSQAIVGAVIGAGYARGSRLSSKKIILKIVSAWVNTPVISGAITFLIYYIVKMF; the protein is encoded by the coding sequence TTGTACATCCTACCAGCAATATTTTTTGGATGGTCGCTTGGTGCAAATGATGCAGCTAATATATTTGGAACAGCTGTAAGTAACAGGATAGTTAAATATAGGACTGCTACAATTATTTCCGCGATATTTATCATTCTAGGGGCAATGCTTGACGGTGCGAAAGGTATTGAGACGATAAGTAGTATTTCGTCAAGTCAGATTGGACTTGCCTCCATTTCTGTTTTTGCTTCAGCAATAACTATGACTACCATGACTTACCTTGGAGTTCCAGTTTCTTCTTCTCAAGCAATTGTTGGATCACTAATTGTTACTTCTTTAATAGAAGGAAATGTAAAGTGGGGCGTTCTTGTAAAACTTTTTGCAGCCTGGATAGGTACACCTATTGGTGGGATAATATTTAGCTTTTTGGCATACAAAATTTTTGCGGTACCTTTTAACAAGATAAAGTCCATTTATGTGAAAGAAAAGGTCATTTTTTACGGAACTCTTATTATAGGTGCATATGGTTCATATTCTCTAGGTGCAAATAATGTTGCAAATATTACTGGTGTTTTTGCTAAAACAATAGGTGTGCAAAACGCAGCACTGTTGGGAGGCGTAAGTATAGCGCTTGGAGTTTTAACCTATAGCTATAAAGTGATGTATACTGTTGGTACACAAATAATAGAGCTTGATTATTACTCTTCTGCTATTGCTGTGCTGGGTGAATCGATTACTGTATGGATTTATGCACTTTTGGGAATTCCTGTTTCTACATCTCAGGCAATTGTTGGGGCAGTTATCGGTGCAGGTTATGCAAGAGGTTCTAGACTTTCAAGTAAAAAGATTATTTTAAAAATAGTAAGTGCGTGGGTAAACACGCCTGTTATTTCTGGAGCTATTACATTTTTGATATACTATATAGTGAAAATGTTTTAA
- a CDS encoding TIGR00153 family protein → MSLFFGKKEQVVIELFRQHLDAVENTIVKLQDLIYEEKKEKHKELAEEVRKAETTADQIRRKAELEMYSGAFLPNFRGDLLGTIEALDRIANKAESVADEIDLQDLTIPKEVHENLKALISKSLETYKALKEAAKEMFEDFEKASQMIVETERFEHETDEIERSTIRKIFSLDIPLAEKIQLKDLVHRIADISDTSEDVSDRIQIILYKRKV, encoded by the coding sequence ATGAGCCTTTTTTTTGGAAAAAAAGAGCAGGTGGTTATAGAGCTTTTTAGACAGCATCTTGATGCAGTTGAAAATACGATAGTAAAGCTCCAGGATCTTATTTATGAAGAAAAAAAGGAGAAACATAAGGAATTAGCAGAAGAAGTAAGAAAAGCAGAAACAACAGCCGATCAAATAAGAAGGAAAGCAGAACTTGAGATGTATTCAGGTGCGTTTTTACCAAATTTTAGAGGGGATCTTCTTGGAACAATTGAAGCACTTGATAGGATAGCAAACAAGGCAGAAAGCGTTGCAGATGAGATAGATCTGCAGGATTTAACCATTCCAAAAGAGGTCCATGAAAACTTGAAAGCTTTAATATCAAAATCACTTGAAACTTACAAAGCTTTAAAGGAAGCTGCAAAGGAAATGTTCGAAGATTTTGAAAAGGCAAGTCAGATGATTGTAGAAACAGAAAGATTCGAACATGAAACAGACGAGATAGAAAGGAGTACTATTAGAAAGATCTTTTCACTTGATATACCTCTTGCTGAAAAAATTCAGTTGAAAGATTTGGTTCATAGGATAGCAGACATATCAGATACATCTGAAGATGTCTCTGATAGAATTCAGATAATATTGTATAAGAGAAAAGTATAA
- a CDS encoding metallophosphoesterase family protein, translating into MKILHTSDWHLGRRPAGGVGLYSNERYEDYFKAAEYIVNEAVKNKVDLVIISGDLFDKSNISPETLYKAERLLNVLKENEIKVLAIEGNHDQVSTYKESWIWYLEKKDLAIFPKSYLDGEKFKFVPIEIDGIKFFGVSYQSNLNEKALQDLSQSLDKENNIVIVHTAIVNDLSDTLLPGCVTKEVIDAFSNKVLYIAAGHFHSFYKYPSTNPFFFIPGAPEYWDLNEKEQKGYIIFDTDSRKYTFYPSKKRKLSTYRISIDNYKDFVANLDVEKGEIINLEINSASGRYPNVGWIEVELLSKGALKVNVKVIFEGQVYNSNQLKNLSKEEIEKQIIKSWGNIFSKNADDTSKLISTLKKMEREEDLIDIFDEFLNKLLEGEKDDN; encoded by the coding sequence GTGAAAATTTTACATACATCTGATTGGCACCTTGGCAGAAGACCTGCTGGGGGTGTCGGGTTATATTCTAATGAAAGGTATGAAGACTATTTTAAAGCGGCAGAGTATATAGTTAATGAAGCTGTTAAAAACAAAGTTGATTTGGTAATTATTTCCGGTGATTTGTTTGATAAAAGTAATATTTCCCCTGAAACATTGTATAAAGCAGAAAGACTTTTAAATGTTTTAAAGGAAAATGAAATTAAAGTTTTAGCTATTGAGGGAAACCATGATCAGGTTTCTACATACAAAGAGTCTTGGATATGGTATCTTGAAAAAAAAGACCTTGCAATATTTCCAAAGTCTTATTTAGATGGTGAAAAGTTTAAATTTGTACCAATAGAAATTGATGGAATAAAATTCTTTGGAGTTTCATATCAATCTAATTTAAATGAAAAGGCGTTGCAAGATTTGTCTCAATCTTTAGATAAAGAAAATAATATAGTTATTGTACACACTGCGATTGTTAACGATTTATCTGATACTCTGCTTCCAGGATGCGTGACAAAGGAAGTCATTGATGCTTTTTCAAATAAAGTTTTGTATATTGCCGCAGGTCATTTTCACTCCTTTTATAAATACCCATCAACAAATCCATTCTTTTTTATACCTGGCGCTCCTGAATATTGGGATTTAAACGAAAAGGAGCAAAAAGGCTATATAATTTTTGACACTGATTCAAGAAAATATACCTTTTATCCATCAAAAAAGAGAAAACTTTCCACATATAGAATCAGTATAGATAATTACAAAGATTTTGTGGCAAATTTGGATGTTGAAAAAGGAGAGATAATAAACCTTGAGATAAATTCTGCATCAGGCAGATATCCTAATGTTGGTTGGATTGAGGTAGAGTTACTATCAAAGGGAGCATTAAAGGTAAATGTGAAGGTGATTTTTGAAGGTCAGGTATATAATAGCAATCAACTTAAAAATCTTAGCAAAGAAGAAATTGAAAAACAGATTATTAAGTCATGGGGAAATATTTTTTCAAAAAATGCAGATGATACATCAAAACTTATCTCGACTTTAAAGAAAATGGAGAGGGAAGAGGATTTGATAGATATATTTGACGAGTTTTTAAACAAATTACTTGAGGGTGAAAAAGATGATAATTAA